A single genomic interval of Pyrus communis chromosome 7, drPyrComm1.1, whole genome shotgun sequence harbors:
- the LOC137739578 gene encoding protein TONSOKU: MPREDAQLTAAKKSYRNAKAVGNHEEEARWANAIGDMLKKRGEYVAALQWLRIDYDVSVKYLPQKHCLPTCQSLGELYLRLECFKEALIYQKKHLQLAEDENNLVEQQRANTQLGRTYHEMFLRSIDEHCSIRNAKKYFKSAMKLAQMIKENPPSNNSFVEEYIDAHNNIGMLEFDLDNWEEARKVLTKGLEICDEEEVMEDDAGRSRLHHNLGNVYIKLRMWDNAREHIEKDIMICKRIEHCQGEAKGYINLGELHYLIQKYEEAIHCYQKALELAKSMEDEDALLRQIDQNIETVEEARKVMDGLKKEEQNLKKLMRDMASARGTPRERKCLLQQIASLDCLIEKSRMILAWPKLLEFAKKKKVLASELYDQEKISDSLLVIGESYQNLREFKKALKWCMKSLEKYKSIGNLEGQALAKVNIGDVLDSVDNLEGALDAFEEGYRLAVEANLPSVQLMALENMHYSHMIRFDNVEEARRLQFRIKELKKSEHKDLETENVAEDRCSESDTEGSGHLSDGVYNACCSSEIRKSSSSRSQSLASMEELNDDEPLISLKCSTKDSLKVKSPPSGKQNSTIQTNISSKNLSKTDTNEQTVIGRKRVRLVLSDDEDEMQDEVPCSKSWSKKQPLEFVATSDELKSKSNTASPARIFQDVSAYTTNGAMRFCDPVDIEQSSSSCKSRNLSLATQKSKGFNALRSDGSPIVANGSKGDTSVSKNVVYDNDAAHLMFLTSDDEHNQCITFKIDRDLIHLDYGSFSDKLSIESIKTELACLYYLRLPIERRSEGLLPKIKNIKWGERVIESLEAFEMLKQHMGKALVEAFIDGWVQKRLIKLYTDCCYKSSATPNMKLLKKLYEQEVSDDDVSVSDCGLQDFSLAPLLDALHIDKTFGMLDLSHNALGIDTMKKLQQVITSSSQKYAGLMLDLHSNRFSITSLAQICECPLLFARLEVLNISENPLTDRCASCLSIILENCKALCSLSIECCSVTSTTIEKVADALNADSVLEQLCIGYNSIRKNTIMNLLSKLGTLKRFSKLSLNGLKLKQSVVDGLCKLAKTLSLSGLSLRETGIGIDGALLLTESLFSQTSEFVKLDFSKCKVTSNYVHKLSTDSSMICGIVELNLSENPIMEEGSNALSSMLLDSQCSLKVLSLQKCKLGTAGILRIIQALSDNGCLEELNLADNANVEKQYSESTPTSSAPKEANPAQPDSCHANTDLDMLEVADSEDDQEKVETAAHEFDDSCTSPWQSTSSSPRSQFIQELSTAVSMAKNLQLLDLSSNGFSRENAETLYSSWSSSRVVSARRHIKDQTIHLFVKGIKCCVKPCCRKD; the protein is encoded by the exons ATGCCTCGGGAGGATGCGCAGCTGACGGCGGCGAAGAAGTCATACCGGAATGCGAAGGCGGTGGGGAACCACGAGGAGGAGGCCCGGTGGGCAAACGCAATCGGCGACATGTTGAAGAAGAGAGGGGAGTACGTGGCGGCCCTCCAGTGGCTCCGAATCGACTACGATGTCTCTGTCAAGTACTTGCCCCAAAAGCATTGCCTCCCCACCTGTCAGTCCCTCGGCGAGCTCTATCTTCGCCTCGAGTGCTTCAAAGAGGCTCTTATTTATCAG AAAAAACATTTACAGCTCGCTGAGGATGAAAATAATCTTGTTGAGCAGCAAAGGGCCAATACCCAACTAGGTCGTACCTACCatgaaatgtttttaaggtcTATTGATGAACATTGCTCGATTCGGAATGCCAAAAAGTATTTCAAGTCCGCTATGAAGCTTGCACAGATGATCAAGGAGAACCCACCTTCTAATAATTCTTTTGTTGAGGAATATATTGATGCCCATAACAATATAGGAatgcttgaatttgatcttGACAATTGGGAAGAGGCTCGGAAAGTCTTAACTAAAGGATTAGAGATTTGTGACGAAGAGGAGGTAATGGAAGATGATGCTGGGCGCAGCAGGCTCCATCACAACCTTGGAAATGTTTACATAAAGCTGAGGATGTGGGATAATGCTCGAGAACACATTGAGAAGGACATTATGATATGTAAAAGAATCGAGCATTGTCAAGGGGAGGCAAAGGGGTACATCAATCTTGGTGAATTGCATTACCTAATTCAGAAGTATGAGGAAGCTATCCATTGCTACCAAAAAGCACTTGAACTGGCAAAATCAATGGAAGATGAGGATGCTTTACTCAGGCAAATTGATCAAAATATTGAGACTGTAGAAGAAGCCAGGAAAGTAATGGATGGGCTGAAGAAAGAAGAGCAGAATCTCAAAAAGCTAATGAGAGACATGGCCAGTGCAAGAGGCACACCACGTGAGAGGAAGTGTCTGCTGCAGCAAATTGCTTCTCTTGATTGTCTAATTGAGAAATCAAGGATGATCTTGGCCTGGCCAAAG ctCCTTGAATttgcaaaaaagaagaaagttttAGCAAGTGAGCTTTATGACCAAGAAAAGATCAGTGATTCACTTTTGGTTATTGGAGAATCATACCAGAACCTACGGGAGTTCAAGAAAGCCCTTAAATGGTGCATGAAGAGTTTGGAGAAATACAAGTCAATTGGCAATTTGGAG GGGCAGGCGTTAGCCAAAGTTAATATAGGTGATGTTTTAGACAGTGTTGATAATTTGGAAGGAGCACTAGATGCATTTGAAGAGGGCTACAG GCTTGCTGTTGAGGCTAACCTTCCTTCGGTGCAGCTAATGGCACTAGAAAATATGCACTATAGTCACATGATAAGATTTGACAATGTGGAAGAAGCCAG GAGATTGCAGTTTCGTATTaaagaattgaagaaatcaGAACATAAAGATCTTGAAACAGAGAATGTGGCAGAGGATCGCTGCTCTGAATCTGATACAGAAGGGAGTGGTCATCTGTCAGATGGTGTGTATAATGCATGCTGTTCTTCAGAGATTAGAAAATCTAGTTCCAGCAGATCACAGTCTTTAGCCAGTATGGAAGAGTTAAACGATGATGAACCTTTAATTTCTCTCAAATGTTCCACCAAAGATTCACTCAAGGTGAAATCCCCTCCTTCAGGAAAACAAAATAGCACCATCCAGACGAATATTTCATCAAAAAATTTGTCGAAGACAGACACCAATGAGCAGACAGTCATTGGGCGTAAACGTGTTCGTTTAGTCCTttctgatgatgaagatgaaatGCAAGATGAGGTACCCTGCTCAAAAAGCTGGTCTAAGAAACAACCATTAGAATTTGTTGCTACATCTGATGAAT TGAAGAGTAAAAGTAACACAGCCAGTCCTGCTCGTATATTTCAG GATGTCTCAGCCTATACCACAAATGGTGCCATGAGGTTTTGCGATCCTGTTGATATTGAACAAAGCTCTAGTTCATGCAAATCCAGGAATCTTAGTTTGGCCACTCAAAAAAGCAAAGGTTTTAATGCTTTAAGATCCGATGGAAGTCCTATTGTTGCTAATGGCTCTAAAGGTGACACCAGTGTCTCTAAAAATGTAGTGTATGACAATGATGCTGCCCATCTTATGTTTCTTACATCTGACGATGAACACAAT CAATGCATTACATTCAAGATTGACAGAGACCTAATACATTTGGATTATGGCTCATTTTCTGATAAGTTAAGCATTGAGTCTATCAAGACTGAATTGGCATGCTTATACTACTTACGGCTTCCTATTGAAAGAAGATCAGAGG GGCTGCTTccaaaaataaagaatataaaATGGGGTGAGAGAGTTATAGAATCCCTGGAAGCATTTGAAATGCTTAAGCAGCATATGGGGAAAGCCTTGGTTGAAGCTTTTATTGATG GATGGGTTCAAAAGAGGTTGATCAAACTATACACTGATTGCTGCTATAAGTCATCTGCGACACCCAATATGAAGCTGCTTAAGAAACTCTATGAGCAGGAG GTCTCAGATGATGATGTTAGTGTGTCTGATTGTGGACTGCAAGACTTTTCATTAGCCCCATTGTTGGATGCCCTGCATATAGATAAAACATTTGGAATGCTAGACCTTTCTCACAATGCGTTAG GAATTGATACAATGAAGAAGCTGCAGCAAGTAATCACATCATCAAGCCAAAAGTATGCTGGGTTGATGTTGGATCTCCACTCTAACCGATTTAGTATAACTTCTTTGGCTCAG ATTTGTGAATGCCCTTTGCTATTTGCTCGACTGGAAGTGCTCAATATCTCTGAAAATCCTCTCACTGATAGATGTGCATCTTGCCTCTCCATTATCTTGGAAAATTGCAAGG CTCTTTGCAGCTTGAGCATAGAGTGCTGTTCTGTCACTTCTACAACAATTGAAAAGGTTGCCGATGCATTGAATGCTGATTCTGTGCTTGAGCAACTTTGTATAG GATATAACTCAATTCGCAAAAATACCATCATGAATTTACTTTCCAAGCTTGGCACTTTGAAAAG ATTTTCAAAATTAAGTCTGAATGGACTGAAGCTAAAACAGTCTGTAGTTGATGGCCTTTGCAAGCTTGCTAAAACCTTGTCCTTGTCAGGATTAAGTCTTCGGGAGACTGGAATTGGTATT gATGGGGCGTTACTATTAACTGAGTCATTGTTCAGCCAAACTTCAGAGTTTGTGAAACTTGACTTTTCAAAATGTAAAGTGACGTCGAATTATGTTCACAAACTAAGCACTGATTCTTCGATGATCTGTGGCATTGTTGAGCTGAACCTTTCGGAAAATCCTATCATGGAGGAG GGTAGCAATGCGTTATCATCAATGCTTTTGGATTCTCAATGTTCTCTGAAAGTGTTGTCCCTTCAAAAGTGCAAGCTTGGGACTGCTGGAATTCTTCGAATAATCCAAGCACTATCGG ATAATGGTTGTCTTGAAGAGCTAAACCTTGCTGACAACGCCAATGTGGAAAAACAGTACTCTGAATCTACTCCAACCTCATCTGCACCAAAGGAAGCTAATCCTGCTCAACCGGATTCCTGCCATGCGAACACTGATTTAGATATGCTTGAAGTTGCTGATAGTgaagatgatcaagaaaaagttgaaactGCTGCACATGAATTTGATGACAGCTGCACAAGCCCGTGGCAAAGTACTTCCTCGTCTCCTAGGAGCCAGTTTATTCAAGAGCTGTCTACTGCCGTTAGTATGGCAAAAAATTTGCAGCTACTGGACCTTAGCAGTAATGGCTTCTCCAGAGAGAATGCAGAGACATTGTATTCTTCATGGTCAAGCTCGAGAGTCGTTTCAGCTCGGAGGCATATCAAGGACCAGACCATCCATTTATTTGTGAAGGGAATCAAGTGTTGTGTGAAACCCTGCTGCAGAAAGGATTAG